In the genome of Plasmodium chabaudi chabaudi strain AS genome assembly, chromosome: 6, one region contains:
- a CDS encoding 50S ribosomal protein L29, putative has translation MNRIFIPYFLIFLILYIFKIYLVHGINFQRNCVPSFVNCRSNIFNKRKYGNALFCYKKKVKAKELRKLTTEQLEKEIVKCRLDIQLFQQQGFYDMHNYNVYYEKNARRKLAQLLTIYYERYLDNNVRIKN, from the exons ATGAACCGTATTTTTataccatattttttaatttttttaattttatatatatttaaaatatacttAGTTCATggaataaattttcaaagGAATTGTGTACCATCATTCGTAAACTGTAGAtcaaacatatttaataaaaggaaatatgGAAATGCCTTATTTtgctataaaaaaaaagttaaagcTAAAGAGTTGAGGAAATTGACAACTGAACAACTCGAGAAG GAAATTGTTAAGTGTAGGTTAGATATCCAATTATTTCAACAACAAGGTTTTTACGATATGCATAATTATAACGTATATtacgaaaaaaatgcaagGCGAAAATTAGCTCAGTTGTTAAcaatttattatgaaaGATATTTAGATAACAATGTTAGGATAAAAAactga